One Rosa chinensis cultivar Old Blush chromosome 5, RchiOBHm-V2, whole genome shotgun sequence genomic region harbors:
- the LOC112165029 gene encoding transmembrane emp24 domain-containing protein p24beta2 — protein sequence MQISNCAAVTLLAFLLSLQGAFGIRFVIDRDECFSHNVLYEGDTVHLSFVVIKVDASWHYTQDGVDLLVKGPSGEQIHEFRDKTSEKFEFVTHHKGIHQFCFTNKSPYHETIDFDLHVSHFTYYDQHARDEHFNPLLDQITKLEEALYNIQFEQHWLEAQTERQAIVNDAMSRRAIHKAFFESAGLVGASVLQVYLLRRLFERKLGTSRV from the exons ATGCAAATTTCAAATTGTGCTGCTGTTACATTGTTGGCTTTTTTATTGAGCCTACAAGGAGCTTTTGGCATCAGATTTGTGATCGACAGAGATGAATGCTTCTCTCATAATGTTTTGTATGAAGGAGATACTGTCCACCTCTCTTTCGTTGTAATTAAGGTTGATGCATCTTGGCATTATACTCAAGACGGTGTTGATCTCCTG GTGAAGGGGCCTTCTGGTGAGCAGATACATGAGTTTCGTGATAAGACAAGCGAGAAATTCGAGTTTGTCACTCATCACAAAGGAATCCATCAGTTTTGTTTCACCAACAAGTCACCTTATCATGAAACCATAGACTTTGACTTACATGTCAGCCATTTTACATACTATGATCAGCATGCAAGAGATG AGCATTTTAACCCTTTGTTAGATCAGATAACAAAGTTAGAGGAAGCTCTTTACAACATTCAGTTTGAGCAGCATTGGCTTGAGGCTCAGACTGAACGCCAGGCAATAG TGAACGACGCAATGAGCCGGAGGGCGATTCACAAGGCCTTTTTTGAATCAGCAGGACTTGTTGGTGCCAGTGTTCTCCAAGTTTACCTTCTTCGCCGCCTCTTTGAACGGAAGCTTGGGACGTCCAGAGTCTGA
- the LOC112165030 gene encoding protein NOI4, whose translation MSEKGRPLPKFGEWDVNDPASAEGFTVIFNKARDEKKTGGKPESPTKAAQNNVRPGVDPNRPPSKKWFCCMAQPPTQS comes from the exons ATGTCG GAAAAGGGTAGACCTCTCCCAAAATTTGGTGAATGGGATGTCAATGATCCTGCTTCAGCAGAAGGGTTTACTGTGATTTTTAACAAGGCTAGGGATGAAAAAAAGACAGGTGGCAAACCTGAGTCACCAACCAAGGCTGCTCAGAATAATGTCAGGCCTGGAGTGGATCCTAACAGGCCACCATCT AAAAAATGGTTTTGCTGCATGGCCCAACCACCTACACAATCTTGA